A portion of the Streptomyces erythrochromogenes genome contains these proteins:
- a CDS encoding response regulator transcription factor: MHALLVEDDDRMAQALGTALAQRGHTVRRVARAQDALRHTREAEFVLLDLGLPDLDGIELLRRLRTVCGVPLIVVTARCEERDIVQGLRAGADDYVVKPFRMAELMARIDSVRRRTDAHADRDAPGTAAVRRGDVDVDLAGRTVTVAGTRVRLTRREFDVLAFLAARPDEVHSREEILDRIWGDAFLAASRSLDVHVAGIRAKTGRSGLVRTVRGYGYQLGGER, translated from the coding sequence ATGCACGCGCTCCTCGTCGAGGACGACGACAGGATGGCCCAGGCGCTCGGCACCGCCCTCGCCCAGCGCGGGCACACCGTCCGCCGGGTCGCGCGGGCCCAGGACGCACTGCGCCACACCCGCGAGGCCGAGTTCGTCCTGCTCGATCTGGGGCTGCCCGACCTGGACGGGATAGAGCTGCTGCGGCGGCTTCGGACCGTCTGCGGCGTGCCGCTGATCGTGGTGACCGCTCGCTGCGAGGAGCGCGACATCGTGCAGGGTCTGCGGGCGGGCGCCGACGACTACGTCGTCAAGCCGTTCCGGATGGCCGAGCTGATGGCCCGCATCGACAGCGTCCGGCGCCGCACGGACGCACATGCCGACCGCGATGCCCCGGGCACGGCGGCGGTGCGCCGCGGGGACGTGGACGTGGACCTGGCGGGCCGTACCGTCACCGTCGCCGGCACCCGAGTACGGCTGACCCGGCGCGAGTTCGACGTCCTCGCCTTCCTGGCCGCCCGGCCCGACGAGGTGCACTCCCGCGAGGAGATCCTGGACCGGATCTGGGGCGACGCCTTCCTCGCCGCCTCGCGCTCGCTGGACGTCCACGTGGCCGGCATCCGCGCCAAGACCGGCCGCTCCGGGCTCGTCCGCACCGTCCGCGGCTACGGCTACCAGCTCGGCGGGGAGCGGTGA
- a CDS encoding sensor histidine kinase produces the protein MRRRLLAVLTVLMGVAALLLCLPLAEGYARGRTEHLLLQRRSEAVRFADLAERMRTEADRAELAAEIGRYADLYGAGVVVVDTAGSTLARAGAAPGAGAVEARGRALTGRSTDRLPTLRPWGPGDVVLAEPVGRDERVSGAVLLAVPTDAARRDVAVRWSLIAAGALASFAAAALVAAGIARWLMRPVLDLDRAVERLAAGSLQARAGSDTGPPELRRLRRHFNAMAEAVSDSIGRQRDFVADASHQLRNPLATLVLQLENVEPHVAPGPGLAEHARALDEAERLEELLDGLLALARVESGAAGLTGQDVSRAVRDRVAAWVPVFRAAGLELTAAGVPDGLWAHALPDAAGRVLDALLDNAVKFVPCGGRVEVSASCRPDGSTVVRVADDGPGVPEDQPDLLLRRFTRSPAHQNVPGSGLGLAIADEIARTSGGTLGLAANTPHGLVARLHLPPAQVSR, from the coding sequence GTGAGGCGCAGGCTCCTCGCCGTGCTGACGGTCCTCATGGGGGTCGCGGCGCTGCTCCTGTGCCTGCCACTGGCCGAGGGGTACGCACGCGGGCGGACCGAGCACCTGCTGCTCCAGCGGCGCTCGGAGGCCGTACGCTTCGCCGATCTCGCGGAGCGGATGCGTACCGAGGCCGACCGGGCCGAGCTGGCGGCCGAGATCGGCCGGTACGCCGACCTGTACGGAGCGGGCGTGGTGGTGGTCGACACGGCGGGCTCGACCCTGGCCCGGGCGGGGGCGGCACCCGGCGCCGGGGCGGTGGAGGCGCGCGGGCGCGCGCTGACCGGGCGTTCCACCGACCGGCTGCCGACCCTGCGCCCGTGGGGTCCGGGCGACGTCGTGCTCGCCGAGCCGGTGGGACGCGACGAGCGGGTCAGCGGGGCGGTCCTGCTGGCCGTCCCGACGGATGCCGCACGCCGGGACGTCGCGGTCCGCTGGTCGCTCATCGCCGCCGGGGCGCTCGCCTCGTTCGCTGCGGCCGCCCTGGTCGCCGCGGGGATCGCCCGCTGGTTGATGCGGCCGGTCCTGGACCTGGACCGGGCGGTGGAGCGGCTGGCCGCCGGGAGTCTGCAGGCCCGGGCCGGCTCGGACACCGGCCCGCCCGAACTGCGCCGTCTGCGGCGGCACTTCAACGCCATGGCCGAGGCCGTGTCCGACTCCATCGGCCGTCAGCGCGACTTCGTCGCCGATGCCTCCCACCAGCTGCGCAATCCGCTGGCCACGCTGGTGCTGCAGCTGGAGAACGTCGAGCCGCACGTCGCCCCCGGACCGGGCCTCGCCGAGCACGCCCGCGCCCTGGACGAGGCGGAGCGCCTGGAGGAACTGCTCGACGGTCTGCTGGCGCTGGCGCGCGTCGAATCCGGCGCGGCCGGGCTGACGGGGCAGGACGTGTCCCGGGCGGTACGGGACCGGGTGGCGGCCTGGGTCCCGGTCTTCCGCGCGGCGGGGCTGGAGCTCACGGCCGCCGGCGTCCCGGACGGCCTGTGGGCACATGCCCTGCCCGACGCGGCCGGCCGGGTCCTGGACGCGCTCCTGGACAACGCGGTCAAGTTCGTGCCGTGCGGCGGACGCGTCGAGGTGAGCGCCTCATGCCGGCCGGACGGGAGCACCGTCGTCCGGGTCGCGGACGACGGTCCGGGCGTACCCGAGGACCAACCGGACCTGCTGCTGCGGCGGTTCACCCGCTCGCCCGCCCACCAGAACGTCCCGGGCAGCGGACTTGGCCTGGCCATCGCCGACGAGATCGCCCGCACCAGCGGCGGCACCCTCGGCCTCGCCGCAAACACCCCGCACGGCCTGGTCGCACGGCTCCACCTCCCGCCGGCACAGGTTTCGCGTTGA
- a CDS encoding TAXI family TRAP transporter solute-binding subunit has translation MNGPSRRAVLGAGLAAAAGSLGGCSGGSGPVRRLRLATGPEGGPYNAFGKALALAVGASDLPLEIIPVSTAASVNNLRSLDEGSAELALAMADAAEDAVLGRDSFSRPAAVTALARVYVNYTHLVVPADGPVRAVTDLAGRPVAAGATGSGVRVVAQRVLRAAGPAGAAAPADERPLGLAASVTALREGTVDALFWSGGVPTPALAALARELPLRFLPLDAYVGPLRARYAPVYTAVTLPAGVYGLTEPVGTIGVGNYLLARTDVQEGAVRELLRVLFDRWRDLLREVTAGARLEPRFAISTGQVPLHPGAAAYYRSVYG, from the coding sequence TTGAACGGACCGTCGCGCCGCGCCGTGCTGGGCGCCGGGCTCGCCGCCGCCGCGGGTTCGCTCGGCGGATGCTCGGGGGGCTCCGGCCCCGTACGGCGGCTCCGGCTCGCGACGGGCCCGGAGGGCGGCCCGTACAACGCCTTCGGCAAGGCCCTGGCGCTCGCCGTCGGCGCGAGCGATCTGCCGCTGGAGATCATCCCCGTGAGCACCGCGGCGAGCGTGAACAACCTGCGCAGCCTCGACGAGGGCTCCGCGGAGCTGGCCCTGGCCATGGCGGACGCCGCCGAGGACGCCGTGCTGGGGCGCGACTCCTTCTCCAGGCCCGCCGCGGTGACGGCACTGGCCCGCGTCTACGTCAACTACACGCACCTCGTCGTCCCGGCGGACGGGCCGGTGCGCGCGGTGACGGACCTCGCCGGACGCCCGGTCGCCGCCGGTGCGACGGGATCGGGGGTACGGGTGGTCGCCCAGCGGGTCCTGCGGGCGGCCGGACCGGCCGGCGCCGCCGCACCGGCCGACGAGCGGCCGCTGGGCCTCGCCGCGTCGGTGACGGCGCTGCGCGAGGGCACGGTCGACGCGCTGTTCTGGTCCGGGGGCGTGCCCACGCCCGCCCTGGCCGCGCTGGCGCGCGAGCTGCCCCTGCGGTTCCTGCCGCTGGACGCCTACGTGGGCCCGCTGCGGGCACGCTACGCCCCCGTCTACACGGCGGTCACCCTGCCGGCCGGGGTGTACGGGCTGACGGAACCGGTGGGCACCATCGGCGTCGGCAACTACCTCCTGGCCCGCACGGACGTGCAGGAGGGCGCCGTACGGGAACTGCTGCGGGTGCTCTTCGACCGGTGGCGCGACCTCCTGCGTGAGGTGACGGCGGGCGCCCGCCTGGAGCCGCGCTTCGCCATTTCCACGGGCCAGGTCCCCCTCCACCCGGGCGCGGCGGCGTACTACCGCTCCGTCTACGGCTAG
- a CDS encoding PhzF family phenazine biosynthesis protein, which produces MRFHHVDVFTDRPYSGNGLAVFPDAAGLTGPQMLAVTRELRHFESVFLVRDEPAEGTWRARVFDLAGELDFAGHPLVGAAAVLHDLHGGGADRGAWTLRLPARTVEVATRRRGPGRYASLLDQGPAVFLGRPDPSGLAALFGLEPGDLDPGLPPEVLSTGLRYLVLPVRGDALARARVVAPLDVPLARLGAEFAYVLDAAAAEGRHWTNDGLVEDVATGSGAGCGAAYLRRHGRTGDGEQWVLRQGRFTGRPSAMAVSADGRGADVRAVRVGGEVAFVAEGRLRELPDPGR; this is translated from the coding sequence ATGCGCTTCCATCACGTCGACGTGTTCACCGACCGCCCCTACAGCGGCAACGGCCTCGCGGTGTTCCCCGACGCGGCCGGTCTCACCGGGCCCCAGATGCTGGCGGTCACCCGGGAACTGCGGCACTTCGAGTCCGTGTTCCTGGTCCGCGACGAACCGGCCGAGGGCACCTGGCGGGCCCGCGTCTTCGACCTCGCCGGGGAACTGGACTTCGCCGGACATCCCCTCGTCGGCGCCGCCGCGGTCCTGCACGACCTGCACGGCGGGGGCGCCGATCGCGGGGCCTGGACGCTGCGGCTGCCGGCCCGGACGGTGGAGGTCGCCACCCGGCGCCGCGGGCCGGGCCGGTACGCGAGCCTCCTCGACCAGGGTCCCGCCGTATTCCTCGGCCGCCCCGACCCGAGCGGTCTCGCGGCGCTGTTCGGCCTCGAACCGGGGGACCTGGACCCCGGCCTGCCGCCGGAGGTCCTCTCCACCGGCCTGCGCTACCTGGTGCTCCCCGTCCGCGGCGACGCGCTGGCCCGTGCCCGCGTGGTCGCGCCGCTCGACGTGCCGCTGGCCCGCCTCGGCGCCGAGTTCGCGTACGTCCTGGACGCGGCGGCGGCGGAGGGACGGCACTGGACCAACGACGGGCTCGTCGAGGACGTCGCCACCGGCAGCGGCGCCGGCTGCGGCGCCGCGTACCTGCGCCGGCACGGCCGTACCGGCGACGGCGAACAGTGGGTCCTGCGGCAGGGGCGCTTCACCGGGCGCCCCAGCGCGATGGCCGTCAGCGCCGACGGCCGCGGCGCGGACGTCCGCGCCGTGCGGGTCGGCGGCGAGGTCGCCTTCGTCGCCGAGGGCCGCCTCCGCGAGCTCCCGGATCCCGGACGCTGA
- a CDS encoding cyclodityrosine synthase: MTTAIEVFTVRPYTPHCQVINDEGDHAVIGISPGNSYFSAQRVLDLAQWGMRNFAQVDLIYTDMHVAEMYEALGYGEDEARRKAVKNLRGVRAKVNNAAAEADPTGVRLRARPMSSLTDIPAYRSLHNHLNNLLDIDPEFRETCNSLVDVFLSSKVLNGKAATPRQREVCLEYVCAEAPLFLDTPAILGVPSSLNCYHQLLPMAELLYSRGSGLRASRNQGHAIITPAEGDSDAH; this comes from the coding sequence TTGACGACAGCAATCGAAGTCTTCACAGTCCGGCCATACACCCCGCACTGCCAGGTGATCAACGATGAAGGCGATCACGCCGTCATCGGCATCTCGCCTGGCAACAGCTATTTCTCAGCACAGCGCGTCCTAGACCTCGCCCAGTGGGGCATGCGCAACTTCGCGCAGGTCGACCTCATTTACACCGACATGCATGTCGCGGAGATGTACGAGGCCCTCGGATACGGCGAGGACGAAGCACGCCGCAAGGCGGTGAAGAACCTGCGCGGAGTCCGCGCCAAGGTCAACAACGCCGCCGCCGAAGCCGACCCCACCGGCGTCCGCCTCCGGGCCCGTCCGATGTCGTCCCTCACCGACATCCCGGCGTACCGGAGCCTCCACAACCACCTGAACAATCTGCTCGACATCGACCCGGAGTTCCGCGAGACCTGCAACTCCCTTGTCGACGTGTTCCTCTCATCGAAGGTGCTGAACGGGAAGGCTGCCACCCCCCGTCAGCGCGAGGTCTGCCTGGAGTACGTCTGCGCCGAGGCGCCGCTGTTCCTGGACACGCCCGCCATCCTGGGCGTGCCGTCCTCCCTCAACTGCTACCACCAGCTCCTGCCCATGGCGGAACTGCTCTACTCGCGCGGCTCGGGGCTTCGCGCCTCACGCAACCAGGGCCACGCCATCATCACCCCCGCCGAAGGAGACTCCGATGCCCACTGA
- a CDS encoding cytochrome P450 — protein MPTDTLLDFPFSARGDQLPAEVAQLRDEPVKRVRTIAGDEAWLVSSYSLCKQVLEDPRFSLKDTSAPGVPRQYALTIPPEVVNNMGNITGAGLRKAVLKAINPKTGDLTGWMRDQANSLVDGLLRSGAPVDLRGRFTNPYAENLHCRILGIPEADAPQLAASLDIAFMNSACPVTGAKLNWDRDMAYMVERLDDPATVGLMAELAALREDPDYAHLTDEMLAVVGVTLFGAGVISTMGFLTMAIVSLLQNPDVWEQLRKAPEKIPAAVDELLRVNLSIADGLPRLALEDVTLGDVEVKKGELLLVLVEAANTDPAVYSDPHVFDIDRANAGTHLSFGGGPHYCPATALGKRHTEIAIEVLLEKMPNLQLAVPFDQLVWRTRFMKRLPERLPVLW, from the coding sequence ATGCCCACTGACACCCTCCTCGACTTCCCGTTCTCCGCACGCGGCGACCAACTCCCGGCCGAGGTCGCGCAGTTGCGCGACGAGCCGGTCAAGCGTGTCCGCACGATAGCCGGTGACGAGGCCTGGCTGGTCTCGTCCTATTCACTCTGCAAGCAGGTCCTCGAAGATCCGCGGTTCAGCCTGAAGGACACCTCGGCCCCCGGCGTGCCCCGGCAGTACGCGCTGACGATCCCGCCCGAGGTCGTCAACAACATGGGCAACATCACCGGCGCCGGCCTGCGCAAGGCCGTGCTCAAGGCGATCAACCCGAAGACCGGCGACCTCACCGGCTGGATGCGCGACCAGGCGAACAGCCTCGTCGACGGCCTCCTGCGCAGCGGCGCGCCGGTGGACCTGCGCGGCCGGTTCACCAACCCGTACGCGGAGAACCTCCACTGCCGCATCCTCGGCATCCCGGAGGCCGACGCCCCGCAGCTGGCCGCCAGCCTCGACATCGCGTTCATGAACTCGGCCTGCCCCGTCACGGGCGCCAAGCTCAACTGGGACCGCGACATGGCCTACATGGTGGAGCGGCTCGACGACCCGGCCACGGTCGGCCTGATGGCCGAGCTCGCCGCGCTGCGCGAGGACCCCGACTACGCGCACCTGACGGACGAGATGCTGGCGGTCGTCGGCGTCACGCTGTTCGGCGCCGGCGTCATCTCGACCATGGGCTTCCTGACGATGGCGATCGTCTCGCTCCTGCAGAACCCCGACGTGTGGGAGCAGCTGCGCAAGGCTCCGGAGAAGATCCCGGCCGCCGTGGACGAGCTCCTGCGGGTGAACCTGTCGATCGCCGACGGGCTGCCGCGGCTCGCGCTGGAGGACGTCACCCTCGGCGACGTCGAGGTCAAGAAGGGCGAGCTGCTGCTCGTCCTGGTCGAGGCCGCCAACACCGACCCGGCCGTGTACTCCGACCCGCACGTCTTCGACATCGACCGCGCGAACGCCGGTACGCACCTGTCGTTCGGCGGCGGGCCGCACTACTGCCCGGCCACCGCCCTCGGCAAGCGGCACACGGAGATCGCCATCGAGGTCCTGCTGGAGAAGATGCCCAACCTCCAGCTGGCCGTGCCCTTCGACCAGCTCGTCTGGCGCACCCGTTTCATGAAGCGCCTGCCGGAGCGGCTCCCCGTCCTCTGGTAG
- a CDS encoding alpha/beta fold hydrolase has protein sequence MTAPASASASSAASFTAPDGTRLAYRTHGSGDPLVCVPGGPADSAYLGDLGGLSAHRRLIVLDLRGTGRSEVPQDTSSYRSDRLVDDIEALRAHLGLGRIDLLGHSAGANPAMQYAARYPDRIGRLALITPGTRAVGVVITGDTRRELARLRAHEPWFPAAFAALEALIAGSGGDRDAIGPFFYGRWDAEARRHHAAGSPDNPEAVALFGAEGAFDPEATRAGLAALSAPVLLLAGEFDLNSPPGSVAACAELFPDATLVVQRGAGHYPWLDDADRFAAAASAFLG, from the coding sequence ATGACCGCACCCGCATCCGCATCCGCATCCTCAGCCGCATCGTTCACCGCGCCCGACGGAACCCGCCTCGCCTACCGCACCCACGGCAGCGGCGACCCGCTCGTCTGCGTCCCGGGAGGCCCCGCGGACTCCGCCTACCTCGGCGACCTCGGCGGCCTGTCCGCCCACCGCCGCCTGATCGTCCTGGACCTGCGCGGCACCGGCCGCTCCGAGGTTCCGCAGGACACCTCGTCCTACCGCAGTGACCGTCTCGTCGACGACATCGAGGCCCTGCGGGCGCATCTCGGCCTCGGCCGGATCGACCTGCTCGGCCACTCCGCCGGGGCGAACCCCGCGATGCAGTACGCGGCCCGGTACCCGGACCGCATCGGCAGGCTCGCCCTGATCACCCCGGGCACCCGGGCCGTCGGCGTGGTGATCACGGGGGACACCCGGCGGGAACTCGCCCGGCTGCGGGCGCACGAACCGTGGTTCCCGGCGGCCTTCGCCGCGCTGGAGGCGCTCATCGCGGGCAGCGGCGGCGACCGCGACGCCATCGGCCCCTTCTTCTACGGTCGTTGGGACGCCGAGGCGCGGCGTCACCACGCGGCGGGCAGCCCCGACAACCCGGAGGCCGTCGCGCTCTTCGGAGCCGAGGGTGCCTTCGATCCGGAGGCCACCCGCGCGGGTCTCGCCGCCCTGAGCGCCCCGGTCCTCCTGCTCGCCGGAGAGTTCGACCTGAACAGCCCGCCCGGGTCGGTAGCCGCATGCGCGGAGCTCTTCCCCGACGCCACGCTCGTCGTCCAGCGGGGAGCGGGCCACTACCCCTGGCTGGACGACGCCGACCGGTTCGCGGCGGCCGCCTCGGCGTTCCTGGGATGA
- a CDS encoding sigma-70 family RNA polymerase sigma factor, with translation MEGNGVRHGPGALTEEQAARMLAGMNDVIRAGEEMRRLRTEMIKLFAGFGWTQDKIARITEMSQPAVSKQMTRFAADDPLPRLGLTLDQRDAAWLEGRLWALAEEVAEALDAARCARFVGALARGRKHFTPESTDELRRLLEADLRLGAAELPAAFRAAYDEISRGLDTDPKTAAAGSGPKSDSAPAPASVRRTVARQLQRDRLRGEA, from the coding sequence GTGGAAGGAAACGGAGTGCGGCACGGGCCCGGGGCGCTGACCGAGGAACAAGCGGCGCGGATGCTCGCCGGCATGAACGACGTCATCCGTGCGGGCGAGGAGATGCGTCGGCTGCGCACCGAGATGATCAAGCTGTTCGCCGGTTTCGGCTGGACGCAGGACAAGATCGCCCGGATCACGGAGATGAGCCAGCCCGCCGTCTCCAAGCAGATGACGCGGTTCGCGGCCGACGATCCGCTGCCGCGGCTGGGACTCACCCTCGACCAGCGCGACGCCGCATGGCTCGAAGGACGCCTGTGGGCGCTTGCGGAGGAGGTCGCCGAGGCCCTGGACGCAGCGCGCTGCGCCCGCTTCGTCGGCGCCCTCGCCAGGGGACGGAAGCACTTCACGCCCGAGAGCACCGACGAGCTGCGGCGCCTCCTCGAAGCGGACCTGAGGCTCGGCGCCGCCGAACTGCCCGCCGCCTTCCGGGCCGCGTACGACGAGATCAGCCGCGGCCTCGACACCGACCCGAAGACGGCCGCCGCCGGGTCCGGCCCGAAGTCGGACTCGGCCCCGGCCCCGGCGTCGGTGCGCCGGACCGTCGCCCGCCAGCTCCAGCGCGACCGCCTCAGGGGCGAAGCCTGA
- a CDS encoding aminoglycoside phosphotransferase family protein, whose amino-acid sequence MHPGQHPVDEGLVRRLLAAQFPQWAGMRVERFPSGGTVNAMFRLGEDKVVRLPLLAGGAEDIATERNWLPRLAPRLPTAVPEVLGAGEPAEGYPWQWSVYRWLAGANPEAGALGEPEALGLARDLAAFVEAMRGIALPGAPQAYRGGPVAALDAPTRAAIAELRLIPEEGVDCDALTAVWEEALRAPGWDGPPVWLHGDLMPGNVLVDGGRLTSVIDFGCMGVGDPACDLFPAWNLLPAGARGVFRETLGVDDATWIRGRGRTLSQAVNALPYYRTTNPTMARNARHVIREVLAER is encoded by the coding sequence ATGCACCCCGGGCAGCACCCCGTCGACGAAGGCCTCGTACGGCGGCTGCTCGCCGCGCAGTTCCCGCAGTGGGCGGGGATGCGCGTGGAGAGGTTCCCTTCCGGCGGCACGGTCAACGCCATGTTCCGGCTGGGTGAGGACAAGGTCGTACGGCTGCCCCTGCTCGCAGGCGGTGCCGAGGACATCGCAACGGAACGGAACTGGCTGCCCCGCCTCGCCCCCCGGCTGCCGACGGCCGTTCCGGAGGTACTGGGGGCCGGCGAACCCGCCGAGGGGTATCCGTGGCAGTGGTCGGTCTACCGGTGGCTGGCGGGCGCGAACCCCGAGGCGGGCGCGCTGGGCGAGCCCGAGGCCCTGGGCCTGGCCCGGGACCTGGCCGCCTTCGTGGAGGCGATGCGGGGCATCGCCCTGCCGGGGGCGCCGCAGGCCTACCGTGGCGGGCCCGTCGCCGCGCTGGACGCGCCGACCCGGGCGGCGATCGCGGAACTGCGGCTGATTCCGGAGGAGGGCGTCGACTGCGATGCGCTGACGGCCGTATGGGAGGAAGCGTTGCGGGCCCCGGGGTGGGACGGGCCGCCGGTCTGGCTGCACGGTGACCTGATGCCGGGCAACGTGCTGGTGGACGGCGGACGGCTGACCTCGGTCATCGACTTCGGGTGCATGGGGGTGGGGGACCCCGCGTGCGACCTGTTCCCGGCGTGGAACCTGCTGCCCGCCGGTGCGAGGGGGGTCTTCCGCGAGACGCTCGGCGTGGACGACGCGACCTGGATCCGCGGCCGCGGCCGGACGCTCTCCCAGGCCGTGAACGCCCTGCCCTACTACCGCACGACGAATCCGACGATGGCGCGCAACGCCCGGCACGTGATCCGGGAGGTGCTGGCGGAGCGCTGA